The Vicia villosa cultivar HV-30 ecotype Madison, WI linkage group LG1, Vvil1.0, whole genome shotgun sequence genome includes a region encoding these proteins:
- the LOC131650479 gene encoding uncharacterized protein LOC131650479, which translates to MTKAKRRVGRPKSTAAAPQGSAEQLKTTSVPTSVRPPVPTPVPPAKPLGDATKGKETSASTNEIPSEKNVKPWVEIIQGNRNLNRGTAVEFVTPQLINGEEKIIIEESDVADELTYWENAVILFALGETLSMHAVKNFMEKSWNFVTLPELYLNEAGYFIVRFKSYEDHNKVMEQGPYFIYGKPIFLKYWSIDFELKADECTARKLRISYAKVLVEVDITRPVKETVTIRDHSGNEWEQKIEYEWRPKYCQTCLKIGHDCATKKTIGQPKPQQRIWQKKPPDPENKAVEGIGVEAPKKDNSPTEEDWTQIGSNRNDKAKKKINFTPPEDLIVQNVFTPLGIGVNLVGETSNSK; encoded by the exons ATGACCAAAGCCAAACGGCGCGTCGGCCGGCCGAAATCCACGGCGGCGGCGCCCCAAGGATCAGCGGAACAACTCAAGACTACATCAGTGCCTACATCAGTTCGTCCACCAGTCCCTACACCTGTTCCACCGGCAAAACCTCTGGGAGATGCAACAAAGGGAAAGGAGACAAGTGCATCAACAAATGAAATTCCCTCAGAGAAGAACGTGAAACCTTGGGTTGAAATCATCCAAGGGAACAGAAATCTGAATAGAGGAACGGCCGTAGAGTTTGTTACTCCACAACTCATCAATGGAGAGGAGAAGATTATTATCGAGGAAAGCGATGTTGCGGATGAGTTGACCTATTGGGAGAATGCGGTGATTCTCTTCGCTCTTGGGGAGACACTATCTATGCACGCGGTCAAGAACTTCATGGAGAAGTCGTGGAATTTTGTAACCTTACCAGAATTGTACTTGAATGAGGCTGGCTACTTCATTGTGAGATTCAAGAGCTATGAAGATCATAACAAGGTTATGGAGCAAGGTCCATACTTCATATATGGTAAACCTATATTTCTCAAATATTGGTCTATTGACTTTGAACTGAAAGCTG ACGAATGCACAGCAAGGAAACTGCGTATCTCCTATGCTAAAGTGCTAGTAGAGGTTGATATCACAAGGCCCGTGAAGGAGACAGTTACAATAAGAGACCACAGTGGGAACGAATGGGAGCAAAAGATAGAATATGAATGGAGGCCTAAGTATTGCCAGACATGCTTGAAGATCGGACATGACTGTGCTACAAAAAAGACAATAGGGCAGCCAAAACCTCAACAAAGAATATGGCAGAAGAAACCACCAGATCCTGAGAACAAGGCTGTTGAAGGAATTGGAGTTGAAGCACCAAAGAAAGATAATAGCCCCACAGAAGAAGACTGGACTCAGATTGGCTCTAATAGGAATGATAAggcaaagaagaaaataaatttcaCACCACCTGAGGATTTAATAGTTCAAAATGTTTTCACACCCCTAGGGATTGGAGTTAATCTTGTAGGGGAAACAAGCAATAGCAAATGA